ATTCTGTCTATAGTGAGAACTGCCCCAAATGTGAGTTGTCCTCTTTGTGTATGCCAAATGTTCATCAATAATACTTGATCTCTATCTCACAGggcataatttatttttatgttcatcATTAATTTCTGTTGTTAAATGCtgctattctctctctctctctcttattttgtaTGGCTTAGCTGAGCAGTCGTTATTGCTATCACATAAATGTTTCCTTCACCCTTGCCATAGAATATTTTGGGAAACCCTTCATTGAATTCGTTATGACGAGCTGGAATGTTATTCTAAAATTGGTGACTAACATGCCTACTTCACCTGTATGCTGGGTTCCCACTGCAATCTTTGTCTCTTTTTATTGTCAGTGCCTGTTGAGCTCCTAACAATGATTTGCATTTATGATGAGGACATAGGACACTATATCTTTACTTATGTTGAAGATGAAAAGACTTTGATTCCAGTGAATATTCTTACCTATTTTTGGGGGGGAATTATTGTTGAAGTACTGTGTTTCATGATGACAGTTAAATTTGCATCCATGTACTTGATTATTTAGTAGCAAATTgtaatttagaatttaactgTGGTCTTCTTTGAGAGTTTTTCCAGTTTCTCCATATTTTTGTGTGGgtggttggggggggggggcggcGCTGTTGTGATGTGAGTTTTCTTGCTTCATAACGAGTAATCGATCCTTACCTCAACAATATTTTGTTGATATTCAACTTCTGCAGATCCATCTGAAGAGTTATGCCAAGAGGAAAAAATTTTGTACAAACTGATATCTGGTCTTCATTCCTCAATTTCAATTCATATAGCTGCTGAGTATCTACTCGATGAAGCTACAAACTTggtaaaaattctaattttgcatACCTTTAGACACTTacctttttgctttttaaaGATAGACAGTTCACAAGGTGTTTgcaaaaaaattgcatatttgACCCATGTGATCATTATAGTTTCTACACCCGTGATCAATGTGCTTCAAATTTAAGTTAGTGCAGAATGAAAATGTTGCCTCAATTACATGATCTGGGCTGTAACTTGCCTCACAGAACACTCGCACTAGTGGTGGGTAGTTTGAGATGCTTTAAAGGGTAAAGGATGAGAAATTGTTCCCATCACTGGGGTCAAAGTATAACCTTCCTTAATTTAGTTTATGAATGATAATATATTGAAAGATCTGACCATTctttatttttacctttttatttgtttaattccAGTGGGGTCAAAATCTATCATTGATGTATGATAGAGTCCTAAGATATCCAGATCGTGTCAGAAACTTGTACTTCACTTATCTCTTTGTTCTTCGAGCTGTGACAAAGGTGAGTATAAGCTCTTGAGTTGTTTTTATAGtgccatattttttttatgtgagaaatGTTTTTCACTTGATGGAATATTCTGTTATATAAACTGTGTGCCTTGATGGGGTTataataatgaattaaaattcATCCCGATGGTATGCTGAATGCATTTTAGGCAGCAGATTATTTGGAACATGCTGAGTATGATACTGCTAACCCTACTGAGGACTTGAAGACACAGTCCTTGATAAGACAGCTACTTTTCAATCCCAAATTGCAAGCTGCATGCCCAGTCCCATTTGACGAAGCTAAGTTGTGGAAAGGCCAACGTGGACCTGAACTAAAGCAGGAAATACAAAAGCAATTCAGAAACATAAGGTATTTCTCATTAGCCATTTGATCATTGATTGTTTTTACTTATGAAGAAGGGGAAACACAAATCTTGGATCCATTCTGGATAGTGTCTCAAGATGTttctagaatttatttttaacacTTTGGGGCTAGGAAGCATGGACACAGTCACACAGACATGGGTATGACATGGCAACacgacaatttttgaaaaattaggacaCAACACGGCAAGGATACGCATATTAATTaatcattaaatatatatattttttatatttttaaatattgttaagcatttatttttttcttgtaatgttAAACACATATCAATTTAAGAGCATCAATGGATACTAAAGTGAATTCATGACTAATAATGATCTTTATACATTAGAATACGAACCAAGAATAAGATCCAAAACAGTAAATAAAAGATAGCTAGATAAGCGTTCatgattgaaaataaaaagaaataaaagataagtgtCTCTCATGTGTCCTGGCTATgtctagaaattttttaaaaagaaaagaaaagaaaggactCAGCTGGGACATGCGTGCAAAAGTGTCCCAGACCTGTCCCATGTCCAACAGAGCTATAGCCCCCCAAATGAAGTGTCCATGCTTCCTAGTTTGGGGGCATCATAGGAAATGGAGTGGAATAAGAAAGGAGCAAAGAAAGGATCAGGGAAGGAAAGATATTTCTCCGTTTAGATGTCTAGATAAGTAGAACCCTGGAAAGAAGGGGAGGAGAATGTTTTTCCATTGTTTGGTTTGTCCAACTTATATGCCCTTCTATGAAGGATATGTTGGCATAAAGTACAAGTGGCATGGAGGTAATCTCATGGTATAAGCTGCTTCCTTACCTCCCTTTCTGCCCACTTTGGGAAGGCATAAATATGTGGGCCTGAAGGAAATTACATCTGCCCAAATCTCTCTGTTCCCTGTTTCTCCTTACAACTAGACAATGGAAATACCTTTTCCTTCGatctttttccttcatttttccccTCTTCCCTTTCCACCAAACTAAATGCACTATGTAGTTATTGTTTGTGTAGAATGTTGTTCTCAATTTTTGTCTAGTATCATAGTGTTGCCGCTCTTGGTATTAAATATCACTCCCAGAGCTGGAGAAACTGTAGAACAAGTTCCACTCGACATATTTTGACTCACTTTGATTGCTTTACTACTAATATGACTGGCCCATGCCTTTAGAAATGATATAACAAATCCTCATTGGCATTGCAGTGCAATAATGGACTGTGTAGGATGTGAGAAGTGTCGTCTGTGGGGAAAGCTTCAGGTCCTTGGGCTGGGAACTGCATTGAAAATCCTCTTCTCTGTTGATGGTCAGAAACACTTGCTTCAGAATGTAAGTATCTATTTCCTTAAGTAAATTTGAAGTTTCAAATTACCTTTAGGTAGCATGTCACGTTTTTTGTCACCTGCTGAACTTCCTACAGTACTAGTATCTATGAATTtctctaaaagaaaaatattttagaagcCTCTCAAATATTTCCTCCAAAATTGGGACTTCTAATATGGTGACCCTTATACAAGACATTttgcaaaaattcaaaactaaaaaagtaaCATATCATGCCACTTTGGTTTATTCATGAGCGAAAGtatattcttttttccttttaatcaCTAAAGCATATTGCATTGGCCTTGACAGCTGCAATTGCAACGGAATGAAGTGATTGCGTTGATGAACCTACTGAATCGACTGTCAGAGTCTGTCAAGTTTGTCCATGAAATGGGACCTTCAGTTGAAATGATTATGGAGGGGCAGATTTCTTCACCCAGTTCCCCTAATAAGTTATGGGAAATGATAAGGACATTCATAGTTAAAAAAACCGAGGTATACCCTACTCACTATTAgaacccctctctctctctgtctccttgttaaatttaattcttaatttAGCTAAAGAGATTGTGTTGTCTGATTTTGTTTATGTTACTTGCAGGTAAGTAGTAATCAGTGAATTTAGTTTGAATCAGCTATATATTACATCAAAAGGAATAGGTTATAGGAAAGCGCAGTGTGGGTTTAAGGAGAGAATGGCCCCATGGAAAGAGGATATGATAGAAAGTGTAAAAAAACCATTTCAAGACCCTTTGAGGtggtaaatttgtaattttccggatttgaaaattttgaaaggtCAAGAGCATAATACTTCTGCATTTTCTTCAACTTCTTTGTTACTTATTTCTTTTTGGTATACACTTTTGGGTAATTATGGGTGTTTGGAGTCTTTCTTTGAGAAACCCAAAACAAACGGCTGAAGCAAAAATAGGAGGTCCAATGCTACAAGCTACTAGTCTAAATGAACTTGAGCCCATTATCCTTACTTTCTCTATCTCAATGTGAGAAAAACTCATTGGGGGAATTCAGTAGGGGTTTAATCGGTTCGGTTCGGTTGGTTTGAAGTGCGATTTTTCCACCGAACCGACATTTTGGTTTTACCAAATTTGGCATCGACACCGAACCAAAAGGGAGGAACACCGACACCGAACTGACTGGATTTCAATCGGTTTGGTTCAGTTGGTTTTCAGTTGTTTCCAATTTCTTAGAATCAAAcagatcaaaaaaaaaaaaaaagcttatttttctttactttcccacattttctcagcaCCCAAACaccaagcaaacaaaaaaaaaaatcaaaatcatgtaTATAATCAGAAAACataccaaaataagaaaatatatatattttttttgctttcccACGTTTTCTCACCACCCAAACATGAAGCACCAAGCAAGTagcaaacacacaaaaaaaaaagaaaaataagaaaaaggaacGGAGAAGAAGCACTGAAGCAACGTGATAACGtttaatggttttaaaaaatgggCGAGAGCTCGAACCAAAGAACGCTTAGTCATTAAAGTCACAAAATACCACTAAGCTACAAACTCCAACATGACTTagtgttaaataaataaataaataaataaatatatatatatatatatatatatatatatatatatatatatatatcggttTGGTTCAATTGGTTCGGTGCATTAAAATTTGCCACCGACAACTGAACCAAAATTTTTGCATCTTTGCCACCGACAACTGAACCAAAATTTTTGCATCGGTTCGGTTGGTTTAAAGCGGTTTTTTTGGTTCCTCGGTTTTTTGTACACCCCTAGAATTCAAAGAAATATGATTTGGAGAGCAAAAGAGAGATTTCATTCATACACCCTGAGcctcaaagaaaaattaacaaatggGTTTGGAGCACTTGCATCCATGAGCCCAAGGATGGTGCACCATGCAAACCAAGCACAAGTTGACAACTAGCTTATACCATTAAAACACCGgttaatttttgccaaaaaaatgaCCTAACTATAGATGTTTGTTCGTCACCATTAATGTTTGTTCGTCACCATTAATGTCAATTGTCAACTGACATAATCCCTCAATTTTAGCAATTTCAACACAATACTACTAAGTTGTTttaaattaagtcaattttatcAGGGACGAATACAAGTAGGATTTGGGTAACCAATTTAACTCAATTGGCATGATATCAAATGGTTTTAGTCACTACCTTAAAACCTACTACTAAACTCTAGCAACTCCTtgaaagatgatttttttttatttttgtaaacgACTTTTGTTTTGAGAAGAGATTTTTTGAACCATAAACATAAAGTCATTTCACCTATCAAAGAGATTATAATTAAAGTTTGTGAGCCAAATACAAGGCCATGTTTAGTTTGGAGGATACTCAGTTGTCATATCCCATCACTCTAACTCATTACCCAATCCTCATGTTTGtaactcaaaattttctcaTAACTCTACTTGCAATGTGTTTGGATGGAAATTCTTAGTGGATGGAAATTCTCATCTGAGATCTTTCACAAGAGAGACCCACGGCTTCTTGCAACCAACCGAAATGCGAGACCACTACAACCTTCACAACACACAGGGACACCCAAGAGCAGAGACTGAAGCTAAAGATTTTGCAAGGCTGAgatctgaagaagaagaagagggagatCTTCTTCACTACTTCGGATGCAAGAGCTTTCAAAGATGTTCAACTGACTTTTTTGAAAACACAGCAAAATGGAAACCAAAACAAATGTTAAGGGAAAgtgaaagtaaaagaaaagtaaGGAAAAAACATAAGGCTGGTACTTGCATAGTAAAAGAGCTGTTGGAGTGTAATTAGTGCTTTGCACTTGATGGCGACAAAACATATAGGTGGGATCTATTTAGTTGagcaaaattacaaaattgtcATGGTAACTCTGTTTTCATAATTCGAAAACAACAAGCTAAACAACTAGAATGAACTGCTGGAATGAATGTGGACTCTACATAAagtgagttatgagttatggaaattgaGTGATGAGCGATGAAAATCTCTCTAACCAAACAAAATGTCAAAATAAGTTTTCTCCATGCTTGATATCACAggcaaaacacacacaaactctctctctctctctctctctcctatgaTGCAAGTCGTAGTCACTAGATGATTCTAGTTTGACTCATTTGTCTATGGACTCGCTTCATTTGTGTAGCTTCTACGACATGTCGCTAGCCTTCATCATTGTGTGTGTTGATGTGAGTGAGTACTGGGGTTTGGCTGTCCATCTTGAGATCAGGTTCAAGAACAAAGAGCATCTAGTCTATCGAGACATGTCACGAGGCGATGAAATTGGCCCATTACAATAAGTTTTACTAATACTAAAAGGGTCCCGTTAATATGTACCCTAAAAACACACATTAAGCCATCcatttatggtaaaattttctcgagaattgaaaaaactgtcaatactttttcaatttccgagaaatttttgtccaaaaataGATACttattgtgtgccctaagggcacacattaaaaCTGATAATCGATAGTAATGGGCCAATTTCATCGCCTCATGACATGTCTCGATAGACTAGATGCTCTTTGTTCTTGAAGGCTCCAGACCTTTCTTTGTGATcatttctttgtattttgatGAACGAGAATTATGGGAGCTTGTCCTACTATGTGTTGTGCCATAATTCTCGTTCatcaaaatacaaagaaataatCACCGAATTGGCATTACTAgtgtttaaataaaatgatgtaTCATGGCTTGGAGCAAATTCAAGTTCATATATAATAGATTCTTGGCATTACCAGTGTTTAAATAAAGTTATGCAGTATGGCTTGGAGTAAAATCaagttcatatatataattgatataCTGTATACATGCTAAAATATTCATACATCGtccttttgtttaattaaatagatttataatttgatttgaAACACTGTTAAAAGTATAGGGTTTAATTTAAAACTTCTAGATGTGTTAAACTTATATTGAAACCATGCTTAAATTATGGTTATGgagtttaaaatataattttccccCAAAAATTATTCATTGTCCTAAGTCAAAAAAGATCATGTATCCGCCACTGTATGCGTGTGTGCAAAACAGAACTCTCCACAACCAGTTAATTTCTAAATGGTGAAGAATTACACTGTGACTAGTGtaaccattttattttctacATGAAGCTTTCAAATTAAATCATCAATGTAAACTGATGACtagaaataaaacaaatcaaatccaTAACTATATGTAtgtaaaggagagaaaaaaatcgAAGAGCTAAAAAGCACACTAGCATCCAATATATTTGTCATAACATCAAATTAAATCGGTGCCTACTTGACCAGAGCACCCATGTATTATGTACAATACAGTTCACCAATATTAATATACACATTTCTTAAAGAACCACCCCTCGCTCTTACCCACTTCATTCAGCAACAAGTGGTTTAGAAATTGCTTCACTAGTAGACTTAAAAAAGCCCATGAAAGACTGATTACATAGCAAACTGTAAAACAAGGAACTGTAACCTACGTAAAATCTATGTTATATAAGCCCAGCAAAGGTGATCTAGGAAAATTTGGACACGCCAACAGAATTTGTAATGCATAAGCAAGATCACAATGCCAAAGCTTACGTTATACCTAGCGGGCCTTTTTTAGACGTTTGGGTGGCCGCATTGTCTCTTTCCTTGAAAGGTCTGGAGCCTTCAAGTCAATAAATGGCTGCAAGCATTTTAAAGACTCACTCAAGTGAGAAATAATTAAGATTTAAGGCAGTTTATCATATTGAAAAATCTAGATTGATTAACACAAAAACACTTAAACACAGCAATGAAATTCCAATAGTTGAAAATGAGCTCTAGGATAGGatttaccaaaaaaacaatTGTCAATATCATGAAAGTTGCACCACTTAAAGAAGAAGAGGTAAGATTAGACCCTAATGGACAAGAAAGCAATCAAACCATGACCACACTATCATAAAGGCAAGTCAGATAAATAAAACCTACGTATTAAAAGTATTATAGCAgcatttttcattcaaattaaGTATTATATTAAATCTGTATGCTAAATTGAACACTGTGGCAGCGCAAGTGCAGCAGTAAACATAGCAAAATATCAACTACTGAGCTAGATAATGTTGGAGCCACATGGCACCTATATGGTTAGCATGGGTTGGTTAAATCCCATCTGATCTGATTTGTTGATTATCTGCATTATGATCTTGAAAGCAAGGGAGAGCTAAAAAAAAGCTAGAAGGGAATGAATACTAGAGATGTTTGACGGACAACTAAATGTTCCTACATgaactttgaaaaattttgatggttttattccattttgttaaaaagaatgATCATAGGCCTATGAAATGTACTAAGACACTTGCAATCATTATTTTACAGTGTCATTTTATCTGAGGCACAAGAAGATTAAACAGATGCAAAAATAGAGAATGTCTAAATTCTTAGCATTAAAGTAATCAATCTAAAGTAATTACAATCAAGATGGTCTCCTCAAATGTCTCTCATGTCTTACCTAGGCCCTTCAGTTCACCCTGTGGTCAAGATGACATGACAACATTTGAAAAACAGAATAATCCAAACCCAACACCAATTCTCACCCTATGAACATGGTCCATTATAAAATCACCCTCAAGGAAAATAACTCAAAGTCTGTGTTACTTCTCCAAATGAGGAGGTTCTAGCTTAAAAAGAGTTCCTAGATAATTTTCAGGAAGGTTTAAAAGACTTGCCTTCAAAATTTAAAGACCATACATGACTTGTCCTTTCTCAGGCCCcaaaaaaaccccaaatcaaGGTGTTTAAGACCAGTTCAAGAATGATAGCATGGAAGCAAAACTATAAGAAATCCATTTTTGTCAATAGGTTATAAGATACAACCAATCAGATATTCCAATTTGGCAATCTAAAGACATAATGAGGTTGAGAAAAGACCATACACATAACCTGCTAAAGTCCACACATGGACAAATCCGAATAGGAAATGTGCAAGGATACCAATAACCAGCTTAATGGGTAGTTATCTAATCAATTGTTCAATAAGAAACTTTTTACACTTATGACTATACCTTTTCAAGTGAAGATTATGAAATATAATACAAAGTGAAAACATTGCAGCATATAAATGCACAGCTGAAATAGGAAGGCAGTATTTCTAACCTCATCCCATTTTTTTTGAAGTTCCAAAAGCTCCTGACAATAAGTGAGACACTCAGCATGGTATAGCGCAGCTAACTCTTTTATCAAGGCCTTCCTTTTAATTATGCCAATCacttcaaagaaagaaaaatatggcAATTGTgagatatagaaaaaaaaaaaagaagaagaagaagaagaagaagaagaagaagaagaagatggatcaTAATTCATAAGTCAGCTTCTATAACAAACACAGAAAATTAGGCCAAACAACTCATGAAGAAACAATATTTTGATGCTTTCTGGAatgttaacattatttttaaaatatccatGCCTGTCTGATCTCATATCAATAACCAAATTGTTTAAACTTAGAAGAACCTAAAATTCCATCTTGG
The sequence above is drawn from the Castanea sativa cultivar Marrone di Chiusa Pesio chromosome 5, ASM4071231v1 genome and encodes:
- the LOC142633943 gene encoding uncharacterized protein LOC142633943; its protein translation is MSQDPKQAPPPPLPPVTPSQPIPAAPPQPDSTQADPTHPPPPPPPPFDPSRMIGIIKRKALIKELAALYHAECLTYCQELLELQKKWDEPFIDLKAPDLSRKETMRPPKRLKKAR
- the LOC142637323 gene encoding endoplasmic reticulum oxidoreductin-2-like; the encoded protein is MVMKAEIETKARGKRWGLMAVFGALFALFIAMAVSSKASTGLSLFRQTPCHCAKYTGIVEDCCCDYETVDRLNKEVLYPSLQELVKTPFFRYFKVKLWCDCPFWPDDGMCRLRDCSVCECPESEFPELFKEPRNVLSPDDPICQEGKPQAAVDRTIDSKAFRGWTETDNPWTNDDETDNSEMTYVNLQLNPERYTGYTGPSARRIWDSVYSENCPKYPSEELCQEEKILYKLISGLHSSISIHIAAEYLLDEATNLWGQNLSLMYDRVLRYPDRVRNLYFTYLFVLRAVTKAADYLEHAEYDTANPTEDLKTQSLIRQLLFNPKLQAACPVPFDEAKLWKGQRGPELKQEIQKQFRNISAIMDCVGCEKCRLWGKLQVLGLGTALKILFSVDGQKHLLQNLQLQRNEVIALMNLLNRLSESVKFVHEMGPSVEMIMEGQISSPSSPNKLWEMIRTFIVKKTEVSSNQ